Proteins co-encoded in one Nothobranchius furzeri strain GRZ-AD chromosome 4, NfurGRZ-RIMD1, whole genome shotgun sequence genomic window:
- the zgc:92360 gene encoding arf-GAP with dual PH domain-containing protein 1: protein MSANERTIRTFKELLLRTGNDGCADCGAPGPTWGSCSVGVFICLDCSGIHRNIPEISKVKSLRLSHWEDHEIQFMAENGNELMKQKYEAAVPIYYYKPTFKDCQVLKEQWIRAKYERKEFFESWKSFTYEAGVRDGMLMKRGRDNGQFLNRRFILSERDGTLKYFTKYDAKEPKLVIKVDTINATFQPEKIGNPNGLQITFLKDYSTRNIFVYHESGKEIVDWFNSIRAVQLHYLKVAFPGATDAELIPKLTRNFLKEGFMEKTGPRQTEGYKKRWFTLDHRRLMYFKDPLDAFAKGEVFLGNKDHGYSVSPGFPHGTSCNSSWQYGITITTPERNFLFTCETESDQLDWLKHFNNVMSAPMSPQEYTMEATFRHKH, encoded by the exons ATGTCGGCAAATGAACGAACGATCCGAACTTTTAAAGAACTCCTGCTACGGACTGGGAATGATGGCTGCGCAGACTGCGGCGCGCCGG GTCCAACTTGGGGCTCTTGCTCTGTTGGAGTGTTCATCTGTCTGGATTGCTCTGGGATCCACCGAAATATCCCAGAAATCAGCAAAGTCAAGTCCCTGAGACTGTCTCACTGGGAGGACCATGAAATACAG ttCATGGCAGAGAACGGTAACGAGCTCATGAAGCAGAAATATGAGGCTGCTGTTCCTATCTACTACTACAAACCAACGTTCAAAGACTGCCA GGTCCTGAAGGAGCAGTGGATTAGAGCCAAGTATGAGAGGAAAGAGTTTTTTGAGTCTTGGAAAAGCTTTACCTATGAAGCAG GGGTCAGAGACGGTATGTTGATGAAAAGGGGGCGGGACAATGGACAGTTTCTGAACAGACGATTTATCCTTTCAGAGAGAGATGGAACTCTGAAATATTTCACCAAATATGAT GCTAAGGAGCCCAAATTAGTGATTAAGGTGGACACCATAAATGCGACATTCCAGCCAGAGAAGATTGGAAACCCCAACGGCCTGCAGATCACCTTCCTAAAGGATTACAGCACTCGGAATATCTTTGTGTATCATGAGAGTGGCaag GAAATAGTAGACTGGTTTAATTCGATCCGGGCTGTTCAGCTTCACTACCTCAAGGTGGCCTTTCCTGGTGCAACTGATGCAGAG CTGATTCCCAAACTCACTCGGAACTTTCTCAAAGAAGGTTTCATGGAAAAAACTGGTCCCAGG CAAACTGAAGGATACAAGAAGCGCTGGTTCACCCTGGACCACAGACGACTCATGTACTTTAAAGATCcactg GATGCCTTTGCTAAAGGGGAGGTTTTCCTGGGCAACAAGGACCATGGTTACAGTGTATCTCCTGGCTTTCCCCATGGCACCAGCTGTAACAGCTCTTGGCAGTACGGCATCACGATAACAACACCTGAACGCAACTTCCTGTTTACATGTGAGACAGAGAGTGACCAGCTCGACTGGCTGAAACACTTCAACAATGTCATGAGTGCGCCGATGTCCCCCCAAGAGTACACGA TGGAAGCCACGTTTAGGCACAAACACTGA
- the uts2r4 gene encoding urotensin-2 receptor: MNSTSNATITSQLGLGLSPGIDAGAPQSGGGGGGLWVTSLLGATLLIMCTLGVAGNTYTLVITRSAALCRTGSMYVYIVNLALADLLYLSTIPFVVCTYFAHDWLFGEAGCRILLSLDLLTMHASVFILVAMSLERYRAVAKPFSAHKSSTQNRRFAAGFIWALAFFLTLPMMVMIRLREGKPTMAGLVKRICFPTWTPEAFKAYITVLFFTSVLVPGLIIVGLYAGLATRYWTVQASLGGSSRSARRRGLKQKVLSMILSIVVAYWACFLPFWGWQLTKLFSPDSLRALSPAAHNYVNFFVTCLTYGNSCINPFLYTLLTRNYKDYLAQKSAGSSRADPGSVVSTPLQDI, translated from the coding sequence ATGAACTCTACTTCTAACGCCACAATCACCTCCCAGCTGGGACTTGGCCTAAGTCCAGGGATTGATGCTGGTGCTCCCCAAAGTGGCGGTGGTGGTGGAGGTCTTTGGGTGACATCCCTGCTCGGTGCTACACTTTTGATCATGTGCACCTTGGGGGTGGCAGGAAACACTTACACGCTCGTCATCACTCGCTCGGCTGCTCTGTGCAGGACTGGTTCCATGTATGTTTATATTGTCAACTTGGCTCTGGCTGACCTGCTCTACCTCTCCACCATCCCCTTTGTCGTCTGCACCTACTTTGCCCATGACTGGTTGTTCGGGGAGGCAGGTTGCCGTATCTTACTGAGCCTGGATCTCCTCACCATGCATGCCAGTGTCTTCATCTTGGTTGCCATGAGCCTGGAGCGTTACCGTGCCGTGGCCAAGCCCTTCAGCGCTCACAAATCCTCAACCCAAAACCGAAGATTTGCGGCTGGATTTATTTGGGCGTTGGCTTTCTTCCTGACACTtccgatgatggtgatgatccgGCTCAGGGAGGGAAAGCCTACAATGGCTGGGTTGGTCAAAAGAATCTGCTTCCCTACCTGGACGCCAGAGGCCTTCAAGGCTTACATCACCGTACTGTTTTTCACAAGCGTTTTAGTCCCGGGATTGATAATTGTTGGACTGTATGCTGGACTAGCCACTCGTTACTGGACAGTGCAGGCCAGCTTAGGAGGCAGCAGCCGCTCAGCCCGGAGAAGGGGACTCAAACAAAAAGTTTTATCAATGATCTTAAGCATTGTGGTAGCATACTGGGCTTGTTTTTTACCTTTTTGGGGATGGCAGCTCACTAAACTGTTCTCTCCAGACTCCCTCAGAGCTTTGTCTCCAGCTGCCCATAATTATGTGAATTTCTTTGTCACCTGTCTGACCTACGGAAACAGCTGCATCAACCCGTTTCTCTATACTCTGCTTACCCGAAACTATAAAGATTACTTAGCCCAGAAATCTGCGGGGTCCAGCAGGGCTGATCCTGGATCAGTTGTATCAACTCCATTACAGGATATTTAA
- the lgals2b gene encoding galectin-2: MTTSYCLLPVSVSPPHHRYKSAHLHADLFHLRHNPPKTSKMQVNSMTFREGQEFKVRVRPNSGCNSFAINIGHNPENIALHFNPRFDSNSIVCNHLSGGSWGEEHREGFLPFSRGEESKFYITLSSDHFYIRLPDGNMISFPNRLGDVKYQYFDVSGDARIVGIKIK, translated from the exons ATGACGACTTCCTACTGTTTGCTTCCTGTCTCTGTCTCCCCACCTCACCACAGGTATAAAAGTGCTCACCTGCATGCAGATCTTTTTCACTTGAGGCACAACCCACCGAAGACATCCAAGATG CAAGTCAACAGCATGACATTCAGGGAGGGGCAGGAGTTCAAGGTCCGAGTCAGGCCCAATAGTGGATGCAACAG CTTTGCAATCAACATTGGACACAACCCTGAGAACATAGCGCTGCACTTCAACCCTCGCTTCGACTCCAACTCCATTGTATGCAACCACTTATCTGGAGGAAGCTGGGGTGAAGAGCATCGAGAGGGATTCTTGCCTTTTTCACGTGGAGAAGAAAGCAAG TTTTACATCACCTTAAGCAGCGATCATTTTTACATCAGACTTCCTGATGGCAACATGATAAGCTTCCCCAACCGCCTGGGCGATGTcaagtaccagtactttgatgtGAGCGGGGACGCCAGGATCGTTGGGATCAAGATCAAGTAG